The following proteins are co-located in the Flammeovirga kamogawensis genome:
- a CDS encoding S8 family serine peptidase, whose protein sequence is MIKNFSFLLVLIGCLFLGRGAEAQKLQSISNPNQKWISPSIQTAPAKLFVRLKEANDVNYAYMESGQPQFVSSEKQRLYKLLTDARVKSVLEPMSVLKHSVSDVLQITLYNDNDLERYRNELSKDKNVVYVESVPLPQTFTDPNDPLFSDQYHINLVGAIDAWSKKTDNANSPKNDIVLAIVDDGVLITHEDLSSNIFINEGEIPNNGKDDDGNGYIDDYNGWDASGTTYDNGDPDPNPPAAQAGRFTFSHGTHCAGIAGAITNNGIGVSSVSNNGIKLLAVKATSDDTPSARVITHSTEALMYAIAMEADVVSMSFGSYFYSATVSRMIDEATEDGMLFIAAAGNDNVNLASYPAGYNNVIAVANTTSNDVKSPSSQYGSWIDISAPGTDIISTVAADNGNTKGDYAPYTGTSMSCPLVAGAAAFLKTQDSTLSPIQLKALLLGTATDINPRNPGYQNSLGAGRINMDAAMDALLANRPLAAFNILSDNGILNQELEFENLSIGNGLTYEWNFGDSQTSTATTDTVGHIYTDVPELGSYIITLTVTDSQGRKNTFRRGIQMTEGPPSSPTETVPFATDFLLDTGGFVTETMFLDGGSGNDIWEHARARGSELNSGDSAVWVTTSGGGVPLRSFSAILYTPTFDLTTANREYKIHFTKSMDITYCNAPAACQMQYTIDNGGTWKLLGEANDGLGTGWYNKSPDDACAIHPIIFQDQTGWLGNFDNDSTAYNVSFLAGENVRFRFIYRHESAFQIQDTDDGFMIRDFEVTSEAPSGEFTSPSIVEYINRPLDFIYNSGGATTYAWNFGDGNTSTDKNPTHTYATAGNYYVSLEVDGNAASNYQDTIAILGEKKAPFYPSDGGDLESNELLFYPYNLAGTDLKKGNSSVDGKSGTTSGDSAYVLGPDTTAYEIPTGFYLYTSVFDLPGDSNNGDSTQMFSFNIKQDVANKVDGMYTEYSDDYGKSWFPLGYFTDPSWTNEFSSEDYWGGEGIPLITGSTNNNWETKYIPLAGFEGEQLAFRLFFVGANADSSGGVGLALDDFRVVPYNPQVNSLSYSVDKTEAGLNQDITFTNTSDADTALIGWYFGEEGDAVPSVVYGAGPHEVSYTTEGNKSIAMFVIGSTTQKEFQNAVRIDASITSLEEEIISNSPIIFPNPGEGNQLHILSDQLIDKVEIFKSTGQIMGLNQKFINGVMDVSTLPPGVYILKLQQHNGEIYHKKFIKK, encoded by the coding sequence ATGATAAAGAATTTTTCTTTTCTTCTAGTACTCATTGGATGTCTCTTTTTAGGAAGAGGTGCTGAGGCTCAGAAGTTACAATCAATTTCAAATCCAAACCAAAAATGGATAAGCCCTTCCATTCAGACTGCTCCTGCAAAACTTTTTGTAAGACTAAAAGAAGCAAATGATGTAAATTATGCTTATATGGAAAGTGGTCAACCTCAGTTCGTTTCATCAGAGAAACAGAGGTTATATAAATTACTTACAGATGCACGAGTAAAATCTGTTTTAGAGCCAATGAGCGTTTTAAAACATAGTGTGTCTGATGTACTTCAAATTACACTTTATAATGATAATGATTTAGAGCGTTATCGAAATGAGTTAAGTAAGGATAAAAATGTAGTATATGTAGAAAGTGTTCCTTTACCACAAACATTTACAGACCCGAATGATCCGTTATTTTCAGACCAATATCATATTAATTTAGTTGGAGCAATAGATGCTTGGTCTAAAAAAACTGACAATGCTAATTCACCAAAAAATGATATAGTTTTGGCTATTGTAGATGATGGTGTATTAATAACTCATGAAGATTTATCATCAAATATTTTTATTAATGAAGGAGAAATTCCTAATAATGGAAAGGACGATGATGGTAATGGATATATTGATGATTATAATGGTTGGGATGCTTCTGGAACTACTTATGATAATGGAGATCCAGATCCAAATCCTCCAGCAGCACAAGCAGGAAGATTTACATTCTCTCATGGTACACATTGTGCTGGTATTGCAGGAGCAATAACCAATAACGGAATTGGTGTATCTTCAGTATCGAATAATGGTATAAAGTTATTAGCTGTTAAAGCAACATCAGATGATACACCATCAGCAAGAGTAATTACCCATTCTACGGAGGCCTTAATGTATGCAATTGCAATGGAAGCGGATGTAGTGAGTATGTCTTTTGGAAGTTACTTTTATTCTGCAACAGTTTCAAGAATGATAGATGAAGCAACTGAAGATGGAATGCTTTTTATAGCTGCAGCTGGTAATGATAATGTGAACTTAGCAAGTTACCCAGCAGGTTATAATAATGTGATTGCTGTTGCGAATACAACAAGTAATGATGTAAAATCTCCATCTTCTCAATACGGTTCATGGATTGACATTTCGGCACCAGGTACTGATATTATTAGTACAGTAGCCGCAGACAATGGAAATACAAAAGGAGACTATGCACCATATACAGGTACATCTATGTCTTGCCCATTAGTTGCAGGAGCTGCTGCTTTTCTTAAAACACAAGATTCTACTTTATCACCAATTCAGTTAAAGGCTTTACTTTTAGGTACAGCAACAGATATTAACCCTAGAAACCCAGGTTATCAGAATAGCTTAGGAGCAGGTAGAATTAATATGGATGCTGCTATGGATGCTTTATTAGCAAACCGACCTTTAGCGGCTTTCAATATTTTATCTGATAATGGTATTTTAAATCAAGAATTAGAGTTTGAAAACTTATCTATAGGGAATGGTCTAACATATGAATGGAATTTTGGAGACAGTCAAACAAGTACTGCAACAACAGATACTGTAGGGCATATTTATACAGATGTTCCTGAATTAGGATCGTATATTATTACTCTTACAGTAACAGATTCTCAAGGAAGAAAAAATACATTTAGAAGAGGTATTCAAATGACTGAAGGACCTCCTTCTAGTCCAACAGAAACAGTACCTTTTGCAACTGACTTTTTATTAGATACAGGTGGTTTTGTAACAGAAACTATGTTTTTAGATGGTGGATCTGGTAACGATATATGGGAACATGCAAGAGCTAGGGGTAGTGAACTGAATAGTGGAGACTCTGCAGTTTGGGTTACCACATCTGGTGGAGGTGTACCCTTAAGGTCTTTTTCTGCCATACTATATACACCAACTTTTGATTTAACGACAGCAAATAGAGAATATAAAATTCATTTTACAAAGAGTATGGATATTACATATTGTAATGCTCCGGCAGCTTGTCAGATGCAATATACAATAGATAATGGAGGTACTTGGAAACTTTTAGGAGAAGCAAATGATGGATTAGGAACAGGATGGTACAATAAATCTCCTGATGATGCATGTGCTATCCATCCAATTATTTTTCAAGATCAAACAGGTTGGCTAGGTAACTTTGATAATGATTCAACTGCATATAATGTGTCATTTTTGGCAGGGGAAAATGTTCGATTTAGGTTTATATACCGTCATGAATCAGCCTTTCAGATTCAAGATACAGATGATGGCTTTATGATCAGAGACTTTGAAGTGACATCAGAAGCTCCATCTGGAGAATTTACTTCTCCTTCAATTGTAGAATATATAAATAGACCTCTTGATTTTATCTATAACTCTGGTGGAGCAACAACGTATGCTTGGAACTTTGGTGATGGGAATACCTCAACAGATAAAAATCCAACCCATACATATGCAACAGCAGGAAATTATTATGTTTCTCTTGAAGTTGATGGAAATGCTGCGTCAAATTATCAAGATACTATTGCTATTTTAGGAGAAAAGAAAGCTCCTTTTTATCCCTCAGATGGAGGAGATTTAGAGTCGAATGAATTATTATTTTATCCATATAATTTAGCTGGAACTGATTTAAAGAAAGGTAATTCATCTGTAGATGGAAAATCGGGAACAACAAGTGGAGATAGTGCATACGTACTTGGACCAGATACTACAGCTTATGAAATTCCTACAGGGTTCTACCTTTATACTTCTGTTTTTGATTTACCAGGTGATAGTAATAATGGAGATTCTACTCAAATGTTCTCTTTTAATATCAAACAAGATGTGGCAAATAAGGTTGATGGAATGTATACAGAATATTCTGATGATTATGGAAAATCATGGTTTCCATTAGGGTACTTTACAGATCCTTCTTGGACGAATGAGTTTTCTTCTGAAGACTATTGGGGTGGAGAAGGTATTCCATTAATTACGGGTTCAACTAATAATAATTGGGAAACCAAATACATTCCTTTGGCAGGTTTTGAAGGTGAACAATTAGCCTTTAGGTTATTTTTTGTCGGAGCAAATGCCGATTCGAGTGGAGGAGTAGGTTTAGCTTTAGACGATTTTAGAGTTGTACCTTATAATCCTCAAGTTAATTCTTTATCTTATTCTGTTGATAAAACGGAAGCCGGTTTGAATCAGGATATAACTTTTACAAACACTTCTGATGCTGATACAGCTTTAATTGGTTGGTACTTTGGAGAAGAAGGAGATGCAGTACCATCTGTAGTTTATGGTGCAGGTCCTCACGAAGTATCTTATACTACTGAAGGAAACAAATCAATAGCAATGTTTGTGATTGGATCAACAACTCAAAAAGAATTTCAAAATGCAGTTCGAATTGATGCTTCAATTACAAGTTTAGAAGAGGAAATTATTTCTAATTCTCCAATTATATTTCCAAACCCTGGAGAAGGAAATCAATTACATATTTTATCAGATCAACTTATTGATAAAGTAGAGATTTTTAAATCTACAGGACAAATTATGGGACTTAATCAAAAGTTTATAAATGGTGTGATGGATGTTTCGACATTACCACCTGGAGTTTATATTTTGAAATTACAGCAACATAATGGAGAAATATATCATAAGAAATTTATAAAAAAATAA
- a CDS encoding SusD/RagB family nutrient-binding outer membrane lipoprotein, which produces MDKKIITLLQRGCLALTFLLTFSCDSILDINKDPFAAGDDQIAEQPGLLMTTVITGISSDKVMETNLFNRWAQHYVGAGASVFSEADNYSIPAYPQTNTWSTYYVSALKNASRGEQLALGIGEQNTAAQFKIIQAFAFYHLTLMFEDIPFTESLNTDILFPKGDTQENVLKGIVQMIDQAVADIDVGNNEKISSEDLLFKGDLNRWIKFANSIKIKTLMVLAENNPNYAKSRLEKAFNEDHVDELGEQVQLDYYDDLTNANQFYKLHYQYAGGQSLFFYASNPFIDLLRGSNDPRIDIFYDRPEGTSEAVPHRGVDPGARSSFTVTSSLSLHFISATSPDFWVTAAEMRFLRAEAILKGWISGDASDADQYYKEGIILNIIHLNNLATVLDSGRGITQGEFDTYIGGLPDLDNLSEANAIKAVYQQGYIETFNRGMDAWTYVRRTGYPENKPLPVDAVLSSHITRLPYSPSEVSANPNIPKQKALDLPMWFMSSN; this is translated from the coding sequence ATGGATAAAAAAATTATAACCCTACTTCAAAGAGGATGTTTGGCGTTGACTTTTCTCCTAACATTTTCTTGTGATAGTATTCTAGATATCAACAAAGATCCCTTTGCAGCAGGAGATGATCAGATTGCTGAACAGCCCGGTTTATTAATGACAACGGTAATTACAGGGATATCATCTGATAAGGTGATGGAAACAAATTTATTTAACAGATGGGCACAACATTATGTAGGTGCTGGAGCATCTGTTTTTTCAGAAGCTGATAATTACTCAATCCCTGCATATCCTCAAACAAATACTTGGTCAACATATTATGTTTCGGCATTAAAAAATGCAAGTAGAGGAGAGCAATTAGCATTAGGTATCGGAGAGCAAAACACTGCTGCTCAATTTAAAATAATTCAAGCTTTTGCATTTTATCACTTAACATTAATGTTTGAGGATATACCATTTACAGAATCATTAAATACAGATATTCTATTTCCAAAAGGAGATACACAAGAGAATGTATTAAAAGGGATTGTGCAAATGATAGATCAAGCAGTAGCAGATATAGATGTAGGTAACAATGAGAAAATAAGTAGTGAAGATTTACTTTTTAAAGGAGATTTGAATAGATGGATAAAATTTGCTAATTCAATAAAGATTAAAACATTAATGGTTTTAGCAGAAAATAATCCAAACTATGCAAAATCTAGGTTAGAAAAAGCATTTAATGAAGATCATGTAGACGAGTTAGGTGAGCAAGTGCAATTAGATTATTATGATGATCTTACCAATGCTAATCAATTTTATAAACTTCATTATCAATATGCAGGTGGACAAAGTTTATTCTTTTATGCTTCAAATCCATTTATAGATTTATTAAGAGGGTCTAATGACCCACGTATTGATATATTTTATGATCGTCCAGAGGGAACTTCAGAAGCAGTGCCACATAGAGGTGTTGATCCAGGTGCTCGTTCATCTTTTACTGTTACCTCTTCATTAAGCCTTCATTTTATTTCTGCAACTTCTCCAGATTTTTGGGTTACTGCCGCAGAAATGAGGTTTTTAAGAGCTGAAGCTATTCTTAAAGGTTGGATATCGGGAGATGCATCAGATGCAGACCAATATTACAAGGAAGGAATAATTCTCAATATTATTCATTTAAATAATTTGGCAACAGTGTTGGATTCAGGAAGAGGAATTACACAAGGTGAGTTTGATACCTATATTGGAGGGTTACCAGATTTAGATAACCTTTCTGAGGCAAATGCAATTAAAGCTGTTTACCAACAAGGCTATATTGAAACTTTTAATAGAGGAATGGATGCTTGGACTTATGTGAGACGAACGGGTTATCCAGAAAATAAGCCTTTACCAGTTGATGCTGTTCTGAGTAGCCATATTACTAGATTACCTTACTCTCCAAGTGAAGTCAGTGCTAATCCCAATATTCCTAAACAAAAGGCACTGGATTTACCAATGTGGTTTATGTCATCTAACTAA
- a CDS encoding SusC/RagA family TonB-linked outer membrane protein, whose protein sequence is MRLRATLCWLLSVISISISLAQEKVISGTVTDGVKPLPGVTVVVKGTRRGAVSDIDGKYKIQLQSEDNTIVFNFIGMQSKEVTVGNQSVIDVAMEENTEELDEVIVTANAIEREKRTLGYSVTSVKGEEVDRVKSTNFLNSLSGKVPGVQVSQASSNPGGSTRIVIRGTNSLSGGNQPLIVVDGIPVSNTNISTGSGISGAFDAGNGAGEINPADIASVTVLKGASAAALYGSRAANGAIIITTKKGNVKEGPTVSLSSSFRAESPNRLPSFQNRYAQGYYGKYDKRAENGWGPEINGQVVPAYSYAADTADLPESQWPLQTLKAYPTNVEDFYQTGTLFINSVDVSSATEKGDYRLGFTSMNQKGIVPGAGLDRYTFAVNAGQQLNKVIKSRVGMNYIKSETRGSVSQGGNSPNVLTSIINGIPRTTPLERLYLVDGEQDPIGRFSNSPYWVAEKNGNNVNVNRFFGFGMLEAKATDWLTFRARAGLDYRVDKRFSKSAKGTLGAINGSFVNDDMERTELTTSLMATIQKEFGDKFKLTAIVGHEYNSRVFKRSTLSASELSVTDLYTPANAKNTTSTTDFVEQRLLGAYGDISLTYNNYLTLNVTMRNDWSSTLPKDNRSYFYPSGSLSFVFSEALNLHNDVFSYGKLRLSAAQVGNDTNPYQLDYYYYPRSTYFGQYSTSNNYPFNGQTAYTATDVIPPEGLVPERQNSWEVGTELSFFNGRIGIDLTYYQIETKNQILAVPTPESTGYRSKRVNAGAVQNEGIELLLSFVPIQSDAFEWNSQINFTKNRNKVTELTEGLEKLQIASGFNGVSVQAVPGKSLELQGVGFKRADSGEILVDPKTGLRMQGDEQTFGEIQPDFLLGFQNSFTYKGVTLNFLIDWNQGGKMISRTVGDLRYDGFAEETALNREQAFVDKNAYVENGDGTLRQNDIAVTHQDYWQSYSTSGIAEGAVFNKTYVKLREISLAYTLPPSIIKKTNFLKSVSIGFEARNLWLIYSEIPHIDPETSLFQAASDASGAVEMGSLPSTRSFGGNLKIIF, encoded by the coding sequence ATGAGACTAAGAGCAACACTATGTTGGCTACTATCTGTAATTTCGATTTCGATTTCTTTAGCACAAGAAAAAGTAATATCGGGAACTGTTACAGACGGAGTAAAGCCATTACCTGGAGTAACTGTTGTTGTCAAAGGAACTCGACGAGGAGCGGTTTCGGACATAGATGGTAAGTATAAAATACAGTTACAGTCAGAAGATAATACAATTGTATTTAATTTTATTGGTATGCAATCCAAAGAGGTAACAGTTGGTAACCAATCGGTTATTGATGTTGCAATGGAAGAAAATACTGAGGAGTTAGATGAAGTAATTGTTACCGCAAATGCCATTGAAAGAGAGAAACGTACTTTAGGGTATTCCGTTACCTCCGTAAAGGGTGAAGAAGTGGATAGGGTGAAATCTACAAACTTTTTGAATTCTCTATCTGGTAAAGTTCCTGGAGTTCAGGTATCTCAAGCAAGTTCAAACCCAGGAGGGTCAACAAGAATTGTAATTCGAGGTACTAACTCATTAAGTGGAGGAAATCAACCTCTAATAGTTGTAGATGGTATTCCTGTTTCAAACACTAACATATCAACAGGTAGTGGTATTTCTGGAGCATTTGATGCAGGTAATGGTGCTGGAGAAATAAACCCAGCAGATATAGCATCAGTAACTGTACTTAAAGGAGCTTCAGCTGCAGCTTTGTATGGTTCAAGAGCTGCCAATGGAGCAATCATTATTACTACTAAAAAAGGAAATGTAAAAGAAGGTCCAACTGTAAGCTTGAGTTCTAGTTTTAGAGCGGAGAGCCCTAATAGATTACCTTCATTTCAAAATAGATATGCACAAGGATATTATGGTAAATATGATAAACGAGCTGAAAATGGATGGGGACCAGAGATAAATGGACAAGTTGTACCAGCGTATAGTTATGCAGCAGATACAGCAGATTTACCAGAAAGTCAGTGGCCATTACAAACATTAAAAGCTTATCCAACTAATGTAGAAGACTTCTATCAGACAGGTACATTATTTATTAACTCAGTAGATGTTTCTAGTGCTACAGAAAAAGGAGATTACCGATTAGGATTTACTTCAATGAATCAGAAAGGTATTGTACCAGGCGCAGGATTAGATAGATATACATTTGCTGTAAATGCAGGTCAGCAATTAAATAAAGTGATTAAATCTAGGGTTGGTATGAATTATATCAAGTCAGAGACTAGAGGTTCTGTATCTCAAGGAGGAAATTCACCAAATGTTTTAACCTCAATAATTAATGGAATCCCAAGAACAACTCCTTTAGAACGTTTGTATTTAGTAGATGGAGAACAAGACCCAATAGGTAGGTTTTCTAATAGCCCTTATTGGGTAGCAGAAAAAAATGGTAATAATGTAAATGTAAATCGTTTCTTTGGTTTTGGTATGTTAGAAGCTAAAGCGACTGATTGGTTAACATTTAGAGCTAGGGCAGGTCTTGATTATAGAGTAGATAAGCGTTTTTCTAAATCTGCAAAAGGAACATTAGGAGCCATTAATGGATCGTTTGTAAATGATGATATGGAAAGAACTGAATTGACGACATCTTTAATGGCTACAATTCAGAAAGAGTTTGGAGATAAATTTAAATTAACGGCAATTGTTGGACATGAATACAATAGTAGAGTATTTAAAAGAAGTACATTGTCTGCATCCGAGCTTTCAGTAACAGATTTATATACACCAGCAAATGCAAAAAATACAACTTCTACTACTGATTTTGTAGAGCAACGTTTATTAGGTGCTTATGGAGATATATCACTTACTTATAATAACTACTTAACTTTAAATGTAACAATGAGAAATGATTGGTCATCAACTTTACCGAAAGATAATAGATCATACTTTTATCCTTCAGGAAGTTTGTCATTTGTATTCTCAGAAGCATTAAACTTACATAATGATGTATTTTCATACGGTAAATTAAGGTTAAGTGCGGCACAGGTTGGTAATGATACAAACCCATATCAATTAGATTACTATTACTATCCTAGATCAACTTATTTTGGACAATATAGTACTTCAAATAACTATCCTTTTAATGGTCAAACGGCATATACAGCAACAGATGTAATTCCACCTGAAGGGTTAGTTCCAGAACGTCAAAACTCATGGGAAGTAGGTACAGAATTAAGTTTCTTTAATGGTAGAATAGGAATAGATTTAACGTATTATCAAATTGAAACAAAGAACCAGATTTTAGCAGTTCCAACACCAGAATCTACAGGTTATAGATCTAAAAGAGTAAATGCAGGAGCTGTACAAAATGAAGGTATAGAATTATTACTTTCATTTGTTCCTATCCAATCTGATGCTTTTGAATGGAATTCTCAGATTAATTTTACCAAGAATAGAAATAAAGTAACAGAATTGACTGAAGGTCTAGAAAAACTACAGATTGCGTCAGGGTTTAACGGAGTATCTGTTCAAGCAGTACCTGGTAAATCTTTAGAATTACAAGGAGTAGGTTTTAAAAGAGCCGATTCTGGAGAAATTTTAGTTGATCCAAAAACTGGGTTAAGAATGCAGGGCGATGAGCAAACTTTTGGTGAAATACAACCAGATTTTCTATTAGGCTTTCAAAATAGCTTCACTTACAAAGGAGTTACTTTAAACTTTTTGATTGATTGGAATCAAGGAGGTAAGATGATTTCTAGAACAGTAGGTGATTTAAGGTATGATGGTTTTGCGGAAGAGACAGCTTTAAATAGAGAGCAAGCATTTGTAGATAAAAATGCATATGTAGAAAATGGAGATGGTACTTTACGTCAAAATGATATTGCCGTAACTCATCAAGATTATTGGCAGAGCTATTCTACAAGTGGTATTGCAGAAGGGGCTGTATTCAATAAGACTTATGTAAAGCTGAGAGAGATAAGTTTAGCTTATACTTTACCACCATCAATTATTAAAAAGACAAACTTCTTAAAGTCTGTTTCAATTGGATTTGAGGCTAGAAACTTATGGTTAATATATAGTGAAATACCTCATATTGATCCAGAAACAAGTTTATTCCAAGCCGCAAGTGATGCATCTGGAGCTGTAGAAATGGGTAGTTTACCCTCGACAAGAAGTTTTGGAGGAAACCTAAAAATTATTTTTTAA
- the hslU gene encoding ATP-dependent protease ATPase subunit HslU: MLENSKYLTPREIVSELDKYIIGQDDAKKNVSIALRNRWRRMNVKGDLKKEIMPNNILMIGSTGVGKTEIARRLAKVAKAPFVKVEASKFTEVGYVGRDVESMVRDLVEQSVGMIKDLKKALVEEKTAQAVEDVILDALIPPLKSTPTTNNTGEYISSDHELNEKTRERFREKLRAGELEDRKIDVTVDKNGGGLGFIGGGAPMDEGSMMNIQEMINGMLPKKTKKRKMTIAEARKILVDQESAKLIDMDEVKDEAVRLAENSGIIFIDEIDKVASGGNKQGADVSREGVQRDLLPIVEGSTVNTKHGMVKTDHILFVAAGAFHVSKPSDLIPELQGRFPIRVELQSLTDKDFRTILRQPKNALTKQYEALLEAEGVKLSFNEDALDEIATIAYEINVEVENIGARRLHTVMSHLLNDLLFDVPDVIGANAQIVVTKEMVHERLSGLVKNRDLSQYIL, translated from the coding sequence ATGTTAGAGAACTCAAAATATTTAACCCCGAGAGAAATTGTATCAGAATTAGATAAATACATTATCGGTCAGGATGACGCAAAGAAAAATGTATCTATTGCTTTAAGAAACCGTTGGCGTAGAATGAACGTTAAGGGTGATCTTAAAAAAGAAATTATGCCCAACAATATATTAATGATTGGTTCTACAGGAGTTGGTAAGACGGAAATTGCTCGTCGACTAGCAAAAGTAGCAAAAGCTCCATTTGTTAAGGTTGAGGCCTCTAAATTTACAGAAGTTGGTTATGTTGGTAGAGATGTAGAAAGCATGGTTAGAGACCTTGTTGAACAATCTGTAGGCATGATTAAAGATTTAAAGAAAGCTTTAGTAGAAGAAAAAACAGCTCAAGCTGTTGAAGACGTTATTCTTGATGCATTAATTCCACCTTTAAAAAGTACTCCTACAACAAATAATACAGGTGAATATATTTCTTCTGACCATGAGTTAAATGAAAAAACACGTGAACGTTTTAGAGAAAAATTACGTGCAGGAGAATTAGAAGATAGAAAAATAGATGTTACTGTTGATAAAAATGGTGGCGGACTTGGTTTTATAGGCGGCGGAGCTCCAATGGATGAAGGTTCTATGATGAACATCCAAGAGATGATCAATGGAATGCTTCCTAAGAAAACTAAGAAAAGAAAAATGACGATTGCAGAAGCACGTAAGATTTTAGTAGATCAAGAAAGTGCTAAGCTTATCGACATGGACGAGGTAAAAGATGAGGCTGTTCGTTTAGCTGAAAACTCTGGTATTATATTTATTGATGAAATTGATAAAGTAGCTAGTGGTGGTAATAAACAAGGAGCCGATGTTTCTAGAGAAGGTGTTCAAAGAGATTTACTTCCAATCGTAGAAGGAAGTACAGTAAATACAAAACATGGTATGGTTAAAACAGATCATATCCTTTTTGTTGCTGCAGGAGCATTCCACGTTTCTAAACCTTCTGATTTAATACCTGAGCTTCAAGGTCGTTTCCCAATTAGAGTAGAATTACAAAGTCTTACAGATAAAGACTTTAGAACAATTTTACGTCAACCAAAAAATGCTTTAACTAAGCAATATGAAGCTTTATTAGAAGCTGAAGGCGTGAAATTATCTTTTAATGAGGATGCTCTGGATGAAATTGCTACAATCGCATATGAAATTAATGTAGAGGTAGAAAATATTGGAGCAAGAAGATTACATACTGTAATGTCTCATTTATTAAATGATTTATTGTTTGATGTTCCAGATGTAATTGGTGCAAACGCTCAAATTGTTGTCACTAAAGAAATGGTACATGAGCGTTTATCAGGTTTAGTTAAAAATAGAGACTTAAGTCAATATATACTCTAA
- the porQ gene encoding type IX secretion system protein PorQ encodes MKQNSIFLFSITILLLSASNLFAQLGGAKTYNFLTVPTNARQVGLGGFLTSSGVNDANAMFYNSSLLGDNSVNKVIFNYYDYHTTAGLTTLGYAKKVGKGVIGFGMGYMGYGDFEGFDQNGNYTGTYNANDYWFQGSYTRKIGVFSFAANMKFAASTIESYKSNALMFDMNGSFIHPTKDLVIGLVIKNAGFVMKEYQPNDESELPFDTQLGISFKPQQMPIRFSVTYHHIHEFDITYTDTSLKGETDAFGNELYTEPSFTDKLSRHFAFGGEFVLGKVINLRAGYNVMRRKEMVTQGVKGLAGMSLGAALKIKKHIDFSYSVAWYHVAGPTNSLSLAVATSGWEKRKKTVIE; translated from the coding sequence ATGAAGCAGAACTCAATTTTTCTATTCTCAATAACAATACTTCTCTTAAGTGCATCAAATTTATTCGCTCAATTAGGAGGTGCAAAAACATATAATTTCTTAACAGTACCTACAAATGCGAGACAAGTGGGGTTAGGAGGTTTTTTAACGTCCTCTGGAGTTAATGATGCTAACGCTATGTTTTATAACTCATCTCTTTTAGGTGATAACTCTGTAAATAAAGTAATCTTTAATTATTACGATTATCATACTACGGCAGGGCTTACTACGCTTGGTTACGCTAAAAAAGTAGGTAAAGGTGTTATCGGCTTTGGAATGGGGTATATGGGATATGGAGATTTTGAAGGCTTTGATCAAAATGGAAACTATACAGGAACTTATAATGCAAACGATTATTGGTTTCAAGGAAGTTATACTAGAAAAATTGGAGTGTTTTCATTTGCTGCAAATATGAAGTTTGCTGCTTCAACTATAGAAAGCTATAAATCAAATGCTTTAATGTTTGATATGAATGGCTCTTTCATTCACCCAACAAAAGACTTAGTGATAGGTTTAGTAATAAAGAATGCAGGTTTTGTAATGAAAGAATATCAACCAAATGATGAAAGTGAATTACCTTTTGATACTCAATTAGGAATTTCTTTCAAACCTCAACAAATGCCAATTCGCTTTTCTGTTACTTATCATCATATTCATGAATTTGATATCACATATACAGATACTTCTTTAAAAGGCGAAACAGATGCTTTTGGTAATGAACTATACACAGAACCTAGTTTTACTGACAAATTGTCACGGCACTTTGCCTTTGGAGGTGAATTTGTATTGGGTAAAGTCATTAATCTTAGGGCAGGTTACAATGTGATGCGCCGTAAAGAAATGGTTACTCAAGGAGTAAAAGGATTAGCAGGGATGTCTTTAGGAGCTGCTTTAAAAATCAAGAAACATATTGATTTTAGTTATAGTGTTGCTTGGTATCATGTTGCAGGACCTACAAACAGTTTAAGTTTAGCAGTAGCTACTTCAGGCTGGGAAAAAAGAAAGAAAACAGTGATAGAATAA